The following is a genomic window from Armatimonadota bacterium.
GGCGGTTGCCGGGGCGATCAAGGCGTCGCAGGATTACTCGTCCGGGCTGCTGGTGGCGGTGTACGAGTTGGGCGCGGGACGGTTCGTCCTGAACACGCTGCACATTCGCGAGAACCTTGGCCGGCATCCGGCGGCGGAGCGGCTGCTGCGAAACATGCTGCGTTACGCGGCGCGTGATGCCGGCAAGCCCCCAGCCGACCTGCCGCCCGATTTCGATGCGCAGCTGAAGGCGATGGGGTACGTGGGGGAAGACGCGGGATGAGACTGCTCTACGGAACGGCTGGAGTGCTGCTTGCGATGATGACACCGCATTTGGCCAACGCGATACCCCCAGCACCGAATGAGATGGCGGACGCTCGGCGTTGGGCGGCGGCCGGATTCGACGGCGAGAAGCCGCAGCCGCCTTTCTCATTCACCTACGACGGGCGGCGCTCGTCCGAGTTCCTTCAGACATGGCAACTGCAGAGCAGCCGCCGGAGCCTGGACGCGCGCCGCACAGAGCACAGGCTCATCTATGCCGATCCCGCGAGCGGCCTCGTCGTACGCTGCACGGCGATCGAGTACCGCGATTTCCCGGCCGTGGAATGGATGCTGCAGTTCCACAACGGCGGTCGCGACAACACCGCGATCCTCGAAGACATTCAGGCGCTCGACGCGCGCATCGCGGCGCCGAAGCAACGGCCCGTCACGCTCCACCGGTCCCTGGGCGACAGCAATTCGGCGGAGAGCTTCGCGCCGGTTGAAGATATCATCGCGCCGGGCCGGCAGATCACCCTCGCGCCCAACGGCGGGCGGTCGTCGGACGGCCAGCTGCCGTTCTTCAACCTGGCGCGCCGGGGGGCCGGCATGGTGATGGCTGTGGGCTGGTCGGGGCAGTGGGAGGCGGCCTTTGAGCGCGACGGCGACACGGTGAGGGTTCGCAGCGGCATGCAGAACACGCACCTGCGCCTGTATCCCGGCGAGACGATCCGGACGCCGCGGATTGTCGTCCTGCTGTGGCGCGGCGACGAGGCGCTGCGCGGCAACAACTTGTTCCGCCAGTTGCTGATGTCGCACTACTTACCGCGCCGCGACGGGGAGTTGGTGTTGCCGCCGATCTGCGGCAGCGTTGGCGAAGTCGAGCCCGATGGATCGTACGAAGGGCCGCACATCAGGGTCATGCCCATCCTTGCGTCGCGCGGGATCGAGGTGTTCTGGTCCGACATGGATCCGCAGCAGTGGTATCCCAAGGGGTTCCCGGAGGGCACGGGGACGTGGGAGCCCGATCCCGTGAAGTATCCGCGCGGCATGAAGCCTGTCGGCGATGCCGCCCACGCCGCGGGGCTCGGCTACCTGCTGTGGTTCGAGCCGGAGCGCGTTCATTTCGATACGTTCATTGACCGGGAGCATCCGGAGTGGGTCATGAAGCCGGACGGGGAGTGGAGCCAGTTGTTCGGGCTGCACGATCCGGGGGCGCGCAAGTGGCTGACCGATTACATTGACGCACAGATCAGCGCGGCGCAGCTTGACTGGATTCGCTGGGATTTCAATATCGAGCCACTGGGGTTCTGGCGGCGCAACGACGCGCCGGATCGCCAGGGCATGACGGAGATCCGGCACATCGAGGGGCTGTACGCGATGTGGGACGAGCTGCGCGCGCGTCACCCAGGGCTGGTGGTGGACATTTGCGCCAGCGGGGGGCGGCGCATTGACCTGGAGACGCTGACGCGCGGCCTGCCTCTGTGGCACAGCGATTTGCAGTGCTCGGGAGCGCACCCCGCCGCCGACCAACTCCAGAACGGCGGACTGAATCGGTGGGTGCCGCTGCACGGCTGCGGGAACTTCGGCTACGAGCCGTCGTACGTGTTCCGCAGCGCGATGACCGCAGGCAACATACTGGCGACCAATACGTCGGCCCCGGAAAGCGCTGAGGCCGTGAAGAGAACCGTCGCGCTGTACCGAAAGGTCCGCCCGTACATGTCAGGCGATTTCTACCCCTTGTTCCCGCACAGCGCAAGCGAGGATACGTGGTACGGCTACCAATTCCATCGAGCCGACCTGGATGCGGGCATGGTGCTGGTGTTCCGGCGGGAGGAGAGCCCCGACGCGAAGCAAACGGTGCGGTTGCGGGGCCTCAAGCCGGAGTTGCGGTATGAGGTGACGTGCGAGGATGCCGAGGTCAGGAGAACCGCGAAAGGAAGGAACCTGTCCGCCTTGAGCGTGGAGATACCCGCTGCGCCGGAGTCCGCGCTGTTGTTCTACCGCAAGGTGAAGTGACCGCGCCGCACGCGGGGCGGGCTCTGCGACGCCCTGATCGTGAGAGCGCTGACGCGACTTCGGGACATGTCCGCCGCCGGCGGGAGAAGTGGCGCCGCGGGTGGGCGCGGCGGCTCGCAGCCGAATGGGACGAGTGCCGGCAGGATATCCCGCGCGGCGCTGCGAATCACGGGGCGCATCCGTGAAACTGGAAGGCGATTCGGCATGAAACGAATGCGGCTCATCCTGGAGGTGCTAACGCTTATCATGGCCACGCAATGGGCTCACGGGGTGTCGGTCGTGCCGGCGGAGATGGCCGAGGCCCGCCGGTGGGCGGCGGCCAAGTTCGAGGGCGTGCAGGAGGCACCGCCGCGCGAAGCAGGGCTGATCGTACTGGCCAATAACGATCCGGTGCAGCCGAACGCGCGGGCCGGGCGGCCGATGAAGATCGTTGACCAGCAATACACGCGCGGGCTCTACTGCCACGCGTACAGCAACATCGTCGTGCGCCTGCCCGGGCCGGGGAAGACGTTCGAGGCGATCATCGGCGTGGATAGCAACGAGCAGACGAGCGGCGGACGCGGCAGTGTCGTGTTCTCCGTGAAGGTCGGAGATCGCGAGGCTTTTCGCAGCGACGTGATGCGCGAGGGCATGCCCGGCATCGTCGTCAGTGTTAACCTCGGCGGCGCGGACGAGTTCGTGATCGAGGTGGGTGACGCGGGCGACGGCATCGGCTGCGATCAAGCGGATTGGGCTGATGCGCGGGTGACTCTGACCGACGGCAGTGTGCTCTGGCTCGGCGACATGCCCCTGGGCGGGCCGGCGCGCGGGCCGTACACGACGGAGCCGCCGTTCTCGTTCACCTACGACGGGCGGCCGTCGGGTGAGGTGCTCAAGACGTGGACGCTCACGCGCGCGGAGCGCGCAGTCGATGACAAGCGCACCGAACACGCTATCACCTACAACGACCCCGAGACCGGGCTTGTCATGCGCTGCGTCGCCGTGGAATATCACGATTTCCCCATCGTCGAATGGACCCTCTACTTCAAGAACGCGGGCTCTGCGGATACGCCGATCCTGGAGGACATCCAGGCGCTTGACACGCACCTCGAACGGAGCGCGGACGGCGAGTTCGTGCTCCATCACCACACTGGCAGCCCGTGCACGCCGACGGATTACGAGCCGTTCGCGACGACGCTCGACCCGGCAAGCGAGAAGCGGATCGCGACGGCGGGCGGCCGCCCGACCAACAGCGATCTGCCGTACTTCAACATCGAATGGCCGGGCGAAGGCGTCGTGATCGCGCTCGGCTGGCCCGGACAGTGGGCGGCGCAGTTCGCGCGGGATGACGGCATCGGCCTGCGCATTCGCGGCGGCCAGGAACTGACGCACTTCACGCTGCACCCCGGCGAGGAAGTGCGCTCGCCACTGGTCGTCATGCAGTTCTACCGCGGCGATTGGATTCGCGCGCAGAACGTCTGGCGGCGGTGGATGCTGGCGCACAATCTGCCGCGGCCCGGCGGCAAGCTCCCGCCCGCGCAGATGGCGGCCTGCAGCTCGCACCAGTACGGCGAAATGATCAACGCGAACGAAGAGACCCAGATCATGTTCGTGGATCGCTACCTCGAGGAGGGCATCGAGCTCGACTATTGGTGGATGGACGCGGGGTGGTACATTAACGAAAGCGGCTGGCCCAACACGGGCACGTGGGAGGTGGACACGAAGCGGTTCCCTCGCGGCCTGCGGTTCATCACCGACCACGCGCACGCGAAGGGCGTGAAATCCATCGTCTGGTTCGAGCCGGAGCGCGTGACGCCCGGCACGTGGTTATACGAGAATCATCCGGAATGGCTGCTCGGGCGCGACGGGGAGACGAAGCTGCTCAACCTGGGCAATCCCGAGGCGCGGCAGTGGCTCACCGAGCACGTCAACCGGCTCATCAACGAGCAGGGGATTGATCTTTACCGCAACGACTTCAACATTGACCCGCTCGGGTTCTGGCGCGGCAATGACAGCGACGATCGCCAGGGCATCACCGAAATCAGATACGTCGAGGGATTTCTGGCGTACTGGGACGAGCTGCGGCGCCGTCATCCAGACATGTTGATTGACACGTGCGCCTCGGGCGGCCGGCGCAACGATCTGGAGACGCTGCGGCGGTCGGTGCCGTTGCTGCGCAGCGACTGCATCATCGAGCCGGTGGCGCAGCAGCTTCACACCTACGGCATCGCCTTCTGGATCCCGTTCTACGGCACCGGCGTCAACTCGACCGATCCCTACGTCTTCCGCAGCCAGGCGTCGTGTCCGCACCTCACGGGCTGCTACGATATGCGCAACCGCGAGATTGACTACGAGGAGCTGCGCCGACTGTACACGCAATGGCGGAGCTATGCGGACTGCTACTTCGGCGACTATTACCCGCTGACGCCGTACGACACCGGCAATGAGGTGTGGATGGCGTGGCAATTCGACCGGCCGGAGTCGGGCGATGGGATAGTGCAAGTTTTCCGCCGCGCGGACAGCATCTACGAATCCGCGCGGTTGCGGCTGCGTGGGCTGGACCCGGATGCCACCTATGTTGTCACCGACCTCGACGGTCCGGGCGAAACGAAAGCCACCGGCCGGGAGATCATGGATCCGGGGGTGCTCGTCGCTTGCAGCGACCGCCCCGGGAGTGCGGTCATCATGTATCGCCGGGAGCAGTAGGCTCTGACGTCCGGCTTCGGCACGGGGCCGGCTGGCCGGGAGAGGTGGCGGCAATGGACGAGATTCGGATCGGCGTGGCCGGCCTCGGTTCGCGCGGCCGGTACTGGCTGTCGTCGTTGCAGGGGATTCCCGGCTATCGCATCACCGCCGTGTGCGACACCGTCGCCACTCTCCGCGACCGGGCGCTCGCCCAACTCGGGAACCCGCACGACGTCGCGGCGTGCGGCAATTACGATGACCTGCTTGGTAACCCGTGCGTGGATGCGATCGCCCTATGCGTGCGCTGCAAGGAGCAGGGCGCGATGGCGGCGCAGGCGCTCGAGGCCGGCAAACACGTCAACATGGAGGTGCCCGCGGCGCACACCCTCGAGGATTGCTGGCGCATCGTCGTCGCCGCCGAACGCAGCGGCAAGATCTATCACCTCGCCGAGCAGACGCGCTACTGGGGATTCGTTGACGCATGGCAGCAGCTGGTCGCGGAGGATCGCCTCGGGCACGTGACGTACGCCGACGGCGAGTACTTCGGCTACTACCCGAGGCTCTACTACCGTGACCCCGACACCGGCGAGTACTACGATCTTCAGCGGNNNNNNNNNNNNNNNNNNNNNNNNNNNNNNNNNNNNNNNNNNNNNNNNNNNNNNNNNNNNNNNNNNNNNNNNNNNNNNNNNNNNNNNNNNNNNNNNNNNNCTTTGCCTTGGGCACCTCAAGCACCTGCGTGCCGTCCTTGGCATACCAGTGGCCCGACTCCTTGACGATGGTGCGGTCGCTCATCCCATCACCTCCACCAGCATCTGGAAGCACGGTTTGACCCACCAGAAGGAGGTAAGCACGAGGGCGATCATCACGCAGGCCCCGTATTCCTCGAGGATGTCCAGGCCGTTGCGTTCGCGGTAGCGGCCGGCCTTGTCGCGGTAGTCGCTCACAGCGCCACCTCCCCGATCGCCAGGCGCATGCGGTAGCGCCCGATGAGGTTGTCCTGCTGCGCCCATTCGCGGCGCTTGCAGTTGAGGCAGTCGCCGATCTCGACCAGGAGCGGGTTCTGTCCGCGCACCTGCATCTCGTGCAGGTCGCGGCCGATCTGGTCGAGCGTCCGGCTGTCGTTGTCGGAGCCGTACTCGGGCTCCAT
Proteins encoded in this region:
- a CDS encoding Gfo/Idh/MocA family oxidoreductase, whose product is MDEIRIGVAGLGSRGRYWLSSLQGIPGYRITAVCDTVATLRDRALAQLGNPHDVAACGNYDDLLGNPCVDAIALCVRCKEQGAMAAQALEAGKHVNMEVPAAHTLEDCWRIVVAAERSGKIYHLAEQTRYWGFVDAWQQLVAEDRLGHVTYADGEYFGYYPRLYYRDPDTGEYYDLQR
- a CDS encoding alpha-galactosidase; the protein is MRLLYGTAGVLLAMMTPHLANAIPPAPNEMADARRWAAAGFDGEKPQPPFSFTYDGRRSSEFLQTWQLQSSRRSLDARRTEHRLIYADPASGLVVRCTAIEYRDFPAVEWMLQFHNGGRDNTAILEDIQALDARIAAPKQRPVTLHRSLGDSNSAESFAPVEDIIAPGRQITLAPNGGRSSDGQLPFFNLARRGAGMVMAVGWSGQWEAAFERDGDTVRVRSGMQNTHLRLYPGETIRTPRIVVLLWRGDEALRGNNLFRQLLMSHYLPRRDGELVLPPICGSVGEVEPDGSYEGPHIRVMPILASRGIEVFWSDMDPQQWYPKGFPEGTGTWEPDPVKYPRGMKPVGDAAHAAGLGYLLWFEPERVHFDTFIDREHPEWVMKPDGEWSQLFGLHDPGARKWLTDYIDAQISAAQLDWIRWDFNIEPLGFWRRNDAPDRQGMTEIRHIEGLYAMWDELRARHPGLVVDICASGGRRIDLETLTRGLPLWHSDLQCSGAHPAADQLQNGGLNRWVPLHGCGNFGYEPSYVFRSAMTAGNILATNTSAPESAEAVKRTVALYRKVRPYMSGDFYPLFPHSASEDTWYGYQFHRADLDAGMVLVFRREESPDAKQTVRLRGLKPELRYEVTCEDAEVRRTAKGRNLSALSVEIPAAPESALLFYRKVK
- a CDS encoding alpha-galactosidase; protein product: MKRMRLILEVLTLIMATQWAHGVSVVPAEMAEARRWAAAKFEGVQEAPPREAGLIVLANNDPVQPNARAGRPMKIVDQQYTRGLYCHAYSNIVVRLPGPGKTFEAIIGVDSNEQTSGGRGSVVFSVKVGDREAFRSDVMREGMPGIVVSVNLGGADEFVIEVGDAGDGIGCDQADWADARVTLTDGSVLWLGDMPLGGPARGPYTTEPPFSFTYDGRPSGEVLKTWTLTRAERAVDDKRTEHAITYNDPETGLVMRCVAVEYHDFPIVEWTLYFKNAGSADTPILEDIQALDTHLERSADGEFVLHHHTGSPCTPTDYEPFATTLDPASEKRIATAGGRPTNSDLPYFNIEWPGEGVVIALGWPGQWAAQFARDDGIGLRIRGGQELTHFTLHPGEEVRSPLVVMQFYRGDWIRAQNVWRRWMLAHNLPRPGGKLPPAQMAACSSHQYGEMINANEETQIMFVDRYLEEGIELDYWWMDAGWYINESGWPNTGTWEVDTKRFPRGLRFITDHAHAKGVKSIVWFEPERVTPGTWLYENHPEWLLGRDGETKLLNLGNPEARQWLTEHVNRLINEQGIDLYRNDFNIDPLGFWRGNDSDDRQGITEIRYVEGFLAYWDELRRRHPDMLIDTCASGGRRNDLETLRRSVPLLRSDCIIEPVAQQLHTYGIAFWIPFYGTGVNSTDPYVFRSQASCPHLTGCYDMRNREIDYEELRRLYTQWRSYADCYFGDYYPLTPYDTGNEVWMAWQFDRPESGDGIVQVFRRADSIYESARLRLRGLDPDATYVVTDLDGPGETKATGREIMDPGVLVACSDRPGSAVIMYRREQ